In one Balaenoptera musculus isolate JJ_BM4_2016_0621 chromosome 2, mBalMus1.pri.v3, whole genome shotgun sequence genomic region, the following are encoded:
- the ALPK3 gene encoding alpha-protein kinase 3 isoform X2, producing the protein MGSRRAPGRGWGSGGRSGAGGDGEDDGPMWIPSPASRSYLLSVRPETSLSSNRLSHPSSGRSTFCSIIAQLTEETQPLFETTLKSRAVSEDSDVRFTCIVTGYPEPEVTWYKDDKELDRYCGLPKYEITHQGNRHTLQLYRCREEDAAIYQASAQNAKGIVSCSGVLEVGTMTEYQIHQRWFAKLKRKAAAKMREIEKSWKHGKEAVEEADTLRKLSPDRFQRKRRLSGAEVPVPSAPTREVENGTPVAWQEGETEPGQHPGLGLINSFASGEVTTNGEAAPENGEAGERGLLTYICKAMELGPQRAPKKESGAKKKKKDEEPKRGVRKPEVERAARSHRSSENCVPSSDKPDSCGTQGPRDKEQVQTRPRGRAVQGPGSSGADGTRKPASAVGTQDQAQKAPVPSPDQGVYFSLKDMYPESTQADKLQGEEGAQTPSGRTPGEMPSGKVSSKARGEREPAVPGQPTPSAPQQTRPFNRKRFAPPKPKGEPTASCKPDSSPSRDPEPGAQSSGKAPPQASAQVPTPPARRRHSPQDSPLQGQAGHRTPGKVQESQATMAPTTLASSSSDTVSAGCSTSRSQDIIEPMDTETQEDRRASSDQNIGGKKNTEVDRKMQVDGKMQGDGTQTTQRTQADRKTQVDVVTQESERSESGRNSQEDVMARGEVGTQADERTQADRRVQEDKGAWSEGSIPTAMKCWSEKAPMTGISPQSRAPKRPPSEDPRSPQIIECFEQTPEEFSVPDKPDFMLRSDEAAGTASGNREETVPGPLVGGLTRKAQLPPEGSLEQVGGERCRGPEQSGPVKDKPEEGLSQGPKQEQPGEVPPVDLGGCPPAGLSPQVPTLPSLPGAGLTDNSQQRLPSTPASQHMSTAAFLPSGDQASLSSAPPLHLGPGTPSRSHPPGTRAADAEGACAKVPGVEGRTSGSRTCDPGLIDSLKSYLLLLLKLSSSETSGRGPGAQGEAAAGDQAPSPYLAPTVEVAGLSPRTSRRILEHVENNHLVQSAQTLLLSPCTSRRLTGLLDREVQVGRQALAAARCPGPSPLSIPAIVVGEEEGPGLTSGGSSEGEGEVSLEGPGLLPTSQESGMGGALVGVGGQAAPGQGLLSAESGAQEPFREEEIPGEALTDLPAATPEELALGARRKRFLPKVRAAGDGEPTKPEERESPSGSPRGPRKGLAPGPPGSPGREKRSPTQGRKAGMLEVPRAEEGPAAGTLGSSPRASDLEAELALEEGKQGTPAKPRRAKDLLKAPQVIRKIRVEQFPDASGSLKLWCQFFNILGDSVLTWAKDQRPVGEVGRSAGDEGPAALAIVQASPVDCGMYRCTIHNEHGSASTDFCLSPEVLSGFISREEGQVGEEIEMTPMVFAKGLADSGCWGDKLFGRLVSEELRGSGHGCGLRKASQAKVIYGLEPIFESGLTCIIKVSSLLVFGPSSETSLLGRNYDVTIQGCKIQNMSREYCKIFAAEARAAPGFGDVPEIIPLYLIYRPANNIPYATLEEDLGKPMESYCSREWGFAAAPAASSSSEAVQKCQTFQHWLYLWTNGSFLVTDLAGVNWKMTDVQIATKLRGYQGLKESCFPALLDQFASSHQCNTFCEMLGLKPLKGPEAAHPQAKAKGSKSPSAGRRGPQLSPQPQRKGPPSPQGTRKSAPSSKATPQASEAVATQLLGQHPIQDGGSKAQGMR; encoded by the exons GAGCACCTTCTGCTCCATCATTGCTCAGCTAACAGAGGAGACCCAGCCGCTATTTGAGACCACGCTCAAGTCCCGGGCTGTGTCCGAGGACAGCGACGTTAGATTCACCTGCATCGTCACAG GATACCCAGAGCCAGAGGTGACCTGGTACAAGGATGACAAAGAGCTGGACCGCTACTGTGGCTTGCCAAAATACGAGATCACTCATCAGGGCAACCGCCACACACTGCAGCTCTACAG GTGTCGAGAAGAAGATGCCGCCATCTACCAGGCCTCTGCCCAGAATGCCAAGGGAATTGTGTCCTGCTCAGGGGTCTTGGAGGTGGGCACCATGACCGAGTACCAGATCCACCAGCGCTGGTTCGCCAAGCTGAAGCGCAAGGCTGCGGCAAAGATGCGTGAGATCGAGAAGAGCTGGAAGCACGGGAAGGAGGCCGTGGAAGAGGCCGACACCCTGCGCAAGCTCAGCCCCGACCGCTTCCAGCGGAAGCGGCGGCTGAGTGGGGCCGAGGTGCCAGTCCCCTCGGCCCCCACCCGGGAGGTCGAGAACGGGACACCGGTGGCTTGGCAGGAGGGAGAGACGGAGCCTGGTCAGCACCCAGGTTTGGGCCTGATCAACAGTTTTGCTTCCGGAGAGGTGACCACCAACGGGGAGGCTGCCCCTGAGAACGGGGAGGCTGGGGAGCGTGGCCTGTTGACATACATCTGTAAGGCCATGGAGCTGGGGCCTCAGAGAGCCCCCAAAAAGGAGTCTGGggccaagaagaaaaagaaagatgaggaacCTAAGCGAGGTGTGCGAAAGCCAGAGGTAGAGAGGGCAGCTCGAAGCCACCGTTCCTCTGAAAACTGTGTCCCCAGTTCAGACAAACCTGACTCCTGTGGGACACAGGGGCCCAGGGACAAGGAGCAGGTTCAGACCCGGCCCAGAGGCAGGGCCGTCCAGGGGCCTGGGTCCTCTGGAGCAGATGGCACCAGGAAGCCAGCCTCTGCTGTGGGTACTCAAGACCAGGCCCAGAAGGCCCCTGTCCCAAGCCCAGACCAGGGAGTGTATTTCTCCCTGAAGGACATGTATCCGGAGAGCACCCAGGCAGACAAGCttcagggggaggagggggcccagACCCCCAGTGGCAGGACACCTGGAGAGATGCCCTCAGGGAAGGTATCCAGCAAAGCCAGAGGTGAGAGGGAGCCTGCTGTCCCTGGCCAGCCCACGCCCTCAGCCCCCCAGCAGACTAGGCCCTTCAACAGGAAGAGATTTGCTCCTCCGAAGCCCAAAGGGGAGCCCACCGCCAGCTGCAAGCCTGATTCTTCCCCAAGTCGAGATCCAGAACCTGGGGCTCAGAGCTCAGGGAAGGCCCCGCCTCAGGCCTCTGCCCAAGTGCCCACACCCCCCGCCCGGCGGAGACACAGCCCCCAGGATAGCCCGCTGCAGGGGCAAGCAGGCCACAGGACTCCAGGAAAG GTCCAGGAGTCCCAGGCAACCATGGCTCCTACCACATTGGCCAGCAGCAGCTCTGATACAGTCTCTGCTGGTTGCAGCACCTCCAGAAGTCAGGACATCATTGAGCCCATGGACACAGAAACCCAGGAGGACAGGAGAGCATCTTCCGATCAGAACATTGGAGGCAAGAAGAATACAGAGGTGGATAGGAAGATGCAGGTGGATGGGAAGATGCAGGGAGACGGAACACAAACCACCCAGAGGACACAGGCAGATAGGAAGACACAGGTGGATGTTGTGACACAAGAAAGTGAGAGGTCAGAGTCAGGCAGGAATTCCCAGGAGGACGTGATGGCACGAGGAGAGGTGGGGACCCAGGCAGATGAGAGGACACAGGCAGACAGAAGGGTGCAGGAAGACAAGGGGGCATGGTCAGAGGGGAGCATTCCCACAGCCATGAAATGTTGGTCAGAGAAGGCGCCCATGACCGGTATCAGCCCACAGTCCAGGGCCCCCAAACGCCCACCTTCAGAGGATCCTAGGTCCCCTCAGATTATTGAATGCTTTGAACAGACCCCAGAAGAGTTCTCCGTCCCAGACAAACCTGATTTTATGCTCAGATCTGACGAGGCAGCAGGAACAGCCTCCGGGAACCGTGAGGAAACTGTGCCAGGTCCCCTGGTGGGGGGCCTCACGCGCAAGGCACAGCTGCCTCCTGAGGGCAGTTTGGagcaggtgggaggagagagatgtCGAGGGCCAGAGCAGTCGGGTCCAGTTAAGGACAAGCCCGAGGAGGGCCTGTCCCAGGGCCCCAAGCAGGAACAGCCAGGAGAAGTGCCGCCTGTGGATCTGGGTGGCTGTCCTCCAGCGGGCCTGAGCCCCCAGGTGcccactctgccctctcttccTGGGGCTGGCCTGACTGATAACTCACAGCAGCGGCTGCCCAGCACCCCGGCTTCTCAGCACATGAGCACAGCTGCCTTCCTACCCTCTGGGGACCAGGCCTCGCTGAGTTCTGCCCCCCCACTGCACCTGGGGCCGGGCACCCCCAGCCGGAGTCACCCGCCAGGAACCAGGGCAGCAGACGCTGAGGGGGCCTGCGCCAAGGTGCCCGGTGTGGAAGGGAGGACTTCAGGCTCCCGGACTTGTGACCCTGGCCTCATAGACTCCCTGAAGAGCTACTTGCTCCTGCTGCTGAAGCTGTCCAGCTCAGAGACGAGTGGCAGGGGCCCCGGGGCCCAGGGGGAAGCTGCCGCTGGGGATCAGGCACCCTCACCCTATCTGGCCCCCACCGTGGAAGTGGCCGGTCTGAGTCCCCGGACGTCACGGCGCATCCTGGAGCATGTGGAGAACAACCATTTGGTGCAGAGCGCGCAGACCCTGCTGCTGAGCCCCTGTACCTCCCGCCGCCTCACCGGCCTCCTGGACCGCGAGGTGCAGGTTGGCCGTCAGGCCCTGGCTGCTGCCCGgtgccctggccccagccccctcTCTATCCCTGCCATCGTGGTAGGTGAGGAGGAAGGCCCTGGGCTGACCTCAGGAGGATCCagtgagggtgagggagaggttTCCCTTGAGGGGCCTGGCCTCCTGCCGACCTCCCAGGAGAGCGGCATGGGTGGGGcgctggtgggggtgggtgggcaggcagCCCCTGGACAGGGACTGCTGTCAGCAGAGAGTGGAGCCCAGGAACCCTTCCGAGAGGAGGAGATCCCCGGGGAAGCTCTGACAGATCTCCCCGCAGCTACGCCCGAGGAACTGGCTCTGGGGGCCCGGAGGAAGAGGTTTCTCCCTAAGGTCAGAGCAGCAGGAGATGGGGAGCCAACCAAGCCCGAAGAAAGGGAGAGCCCCTCGGGTTCCCCCCGGGGGCCCCGGAAGGGTCTTGCACCTGGGCCCCCGGGGAGTCCAGGGCGGGAGAAACGCTCCCCTACTCAGGGCAGAAAGGCAGGCATGCTGGAGGTGCCGCGGGCAGAGGAGGGGCCGGCAGCAGGAACCCTGGGCTCCAGCCCGAGAGCCAGCGACCTGGAAGCAGAGCTGGCCCTGGAGGAAGGCAAGCAGGGCACTCCGGCCAAGCCAAGGAGAGCCAAAGACCTGCTAAAAG CCCCACAGGTGATCCGGAAGATTCGGGTGGAGCAGTTTCCTGATGCCTCGGGCAGCCTGAAGCTCTGGTGCCAGTTTTTCAACATTCTTGGTGACTCAGTCTTGACATGGGCCAAGGATCAGCGCCCAGTGGGCGAGGTGGGCAGGAG TGCAGGGGATGAAGGGCCAGCGGCCCTGGCCATCGTGCAGGCGTCCCCCGTAGACTGTGGTATGTATCGATGCACCATCCACAATGAGCACGGCTCGGCCTCCACTGACTTCTGCCTCAGCCCCGAGG TGCTGTCAGGATTCATCTCCAGAGAAGAAGGTCAAG TTGGAGAAGAGATTGAGATGACCCCCATGGTGTTTGCTAAGGGTCTGGCTGACTCTGGCTGCTGGGGGGACAAGCTCTTTGGGCGCCTGGTGAGCGAGGAGCTACGAGGGAGTGGACACGGGTGTGGCCTTCGGAAGGCCTCCCAGGCCAAGGTCATCTACGGGCTGGAACCCATCTTCGAGTCAGGCCTCACGTGCATCATCAAGGTGTCCAGCCTGCTTGTGTTTGGGCCCAGCAGTGAGACTTCTCTCCTGGGCAGAAACTATGACGTCACCATCCAG GGGTGCAAGATCCAGAACATGAGTCGAGAGTACTGCAAAATCTTTGCGGCTGAAGCCCGGGCTGCACCTGGCTTTGGGGACGTGCCTGA GATCATCCCACTGTATCTGATCTACCGGCCTGCAAACAATATCCCATATGCTACCCTGGAGGAGGACCTGGGCAAGCCCATGGAGTCTTACTGTTCCCGGGAATGGGGCTTTGCTGCGGCTCCAGCAGCATCTAGCAGCTCTGAGGCCGTGCAGAAATGCCAGACCTTCCAGCACTGGCTGTATCTGTGGACAAATGGCAGCTTCCTTGTCACCGATTTGGCAG gGGTTAACTGGAAAATGACTGATGTGCAGATTGCTACCAAACTGCGAGG ATACCAAGGCCTCAAGGAGAGCTGTTTCCCTGCCCTGCTGGACCAGTTTGCCTCTTCCCACCAGTGCAACACCTTCTGTGAGATGCTGGGGCTAAAACCTCTCAAGGGCCCTGAGGCTGCCCACCCCCAAGCCAAGGCCAAAGGCTCCAAGAGTCCATCTGCCGGCAGGAGGGGCCCCCAGCTGAGTCCTCAGCCCCAGAGGAAAGGCCCCCCCAGTCCCCAGGGCACCCGGAAGAGTGCCCCAAGCTCCAAGGCCACCCCTCAGGCCTCAGAGGCAGTCGCCACCCAGTTACTGGGACAGCATCCCATCCAAGATGGAGGCTCCAAGGCCCAGGGCATGCGGTAG
- the ALPK3 gene encoding alpha-protein kinase 3 isoform X1 produces the protein MGSRRAPGRGWGSGGRSGAGGDGEDDGPMWIPSPASRSYLLSVRPETRSTFCSIIAQLTEETQPLFETTLKSRAVSEDSDVRFTCIVTGYPEPEVTWYKDDKELDRYCGLPKYEITHQGNRHTLQLYRCREEDAAIYQASAQNAKGIVSCSGVLEVGTMTEYQIHQRWFAKLKRKAAAKMREIEKSWKHGKEAVEEADTLRKLSPDRFQRKRRLSGAEVPVPSAPTREVENGTPVAWQEGETEPGQHPGLGLINSFASGEVTTNGEAAPENGEAGERGLLTYICKAMELGPQRAPKKESGAKKKKKDEEPKRGVRKPEVERAARSHRSSENCVPSSDKPDSCGTQGPRDKEQVQTRPRGRAVQGPGSSGADGTRKPASAVGTQDQAQKAPVPSPDQGVYFSLKDMYPESTQADKLQGEEGAQTPSGRTPGEMPSGKVSSKARGEREPAVPGQPTPSAPQQTRPFNRKRFAPPKPKGEPTASCKPDSSPSRDPEPGAQSSGKAPPQASAQVPTPPARRRHSPQDSPLQGQAGHRTPGKVQESQATMAPTTLASSSSDTVSAGCSTSRSQDIIEPMDTETQEDRRASSDQNIGGKKNTEVDRKMQVDGKMQGDGTQTTQRTQADRKTQVDVVTQESERSESGRNSQEDVMARGEVGTQADERTQADRRVQEDKGAWSEGSIPTAMKCWSEKAPMTGISPQSRAPKRPPSEDPRSPQIIECFEQTPEEFSVPDKPDFMLRSDEAAGTASGNREETVPGPLVGGLTRKAQLPPEGSLEQVGGERCRGPEQSGPVKDKPEEGLSQGPKQEQPGEVPPVDLGGCPPAGLSPQVPTLPSLPGAGLTDNSQQRLPSTPASQHMSTAAFLPSGDQASLSSAPPLHLGPGTPSRSHPPGTRAADAEGACAKVPGVEGRTSGSRTCDPGLIDSLKSYLLLLLKLSSSETSGRGPGAQGEAAAGDQAPSPYLAPTVEVAGLSPRTSRRILEHVENNHLVQSAQTLLLSPCTSRRLTGLLDREVQVGRQALAAARCPGPSPLSIPAIVVGEEEGPGLTSGGSSEGEGEVSLEGPGLLPTSQESGMGGALVGVGGQAAPGQGLLSAESGAQEPFREEEIPGEALTDLPAATPEELALGARRKRFLPKVRAAGDGEPTKPEERESPSGSPRGPRKGLAPGPPGSPGREKRSPTQGRKAGMLEVPRAEEGPAAGTLGSSPRASDLEAELALEEGKQGTPAKPRRAKDLLKAPQVIRKIRVEQFPDASGSLKLWCQFFNILGDSVLTWAKDQRPVGEVGRSAGDEGPAALAIVQASPVDCGMYRCTIHNEHGSASTDFCLSPEVLSGFISREEGQVGEEIEMTPMVFAKGLADSGCWGDKLFGRLVSEELRGSGHGCGLRKASQAKVIYGLEPIFESGLTCIIKVSSLLVFGPSSETSLLGRNYDVTIQGCKIQNMSREYCKIFAAEARAAPGFGDVPEIIPLYLIYRPANNIPYATLEEDLGKPMESYCSREWGFAAAPAASSSSEAVQKCQTFQHWLYLWTNGSFLVTDLAGVNWKMTDVQIATKLRGYQGLKESCFPALLDQFASSHQCNTFCEMLGLKPLKGPEAAHPQAKAKGSKSPSAGRRGPQLSPQPQRKGPPSPQGTRKSAPSSKATPQASEAVATQLLGQHPIQDGGSKAQGMR, from the exons GAGCACCTTCTGCTCCATCATTGCTCAGCTAACAGAGGAGACCCAGCCGCTATTTGAGACCACGCTCAAGTCCCGGGCTGTGTCCGAGGACAGCGACGTTAGATTCACCTGCATCGTCACAG GATACCCAGAGCCAGAGGTGACCTGGTACAAGGATGACAAAGAGCTGGACCGCTACTGTGGCTTGCCAAAATACGAGATCACTCATCAGGGCAACCGCCACACACTGCAGCTCTACAG GTGTCGAGAAGAAGATGCCGCCATCTACCAGGCCTCTGCCCAGAATGCCAAGGGAATTGTGTCCTGCTCAGGGGTCTTGGAGGTGGGCACCATGACCGAGTACCAGATCCACCAGCGCTGGTTCGCCAAGCTGAAGCGCAAGGCTGCGGCAAAGATGCGTGAGATCGAGAAGAGCTGGAAGCACGGGAAGGAGGCCGTGGAAGAGGCCGACACCCTGCGCAAGCTCAGCCCCGACCGCTTCCAGCGGAAGCGGCGGCTGAGTGGGGCCGAGGTGCCAGTCCCCTCGGCCCCCACCCGGGAGGTCGAGAACGGGACACCGGTGGCTTGGCAGGAGGGAGAGACGGAGCCTGGTCAGCACCCAGGTTTGGGCCTGATCAACAGTTTTGCTTCCGGAGAGGTGACCACCAACGGGGAGGCTGCCCCTGAGAACGGGGAGGCTGGGGAGCGTGGCCTGTTGACATACATCTGTAAGGCCATGGAGCTGGGGCCTCAGAGAGCCCCCAAAAAGGAGTCTGGggccaagaagaaaaagaaagatgaggaacCTAAGCGAGGTGTGCGAAAGCCAGAGGTAGAGAGGGCAGCTCGAAGCCACCGTTCCTCTGAAAACTGTGTCCCCAGTTCAGACAAACCTGACTCCTGTGGGACACAGGGGCCCAGGGACAAGGAGCAGGTTCAGACCCGGCCCAGAGGCAGGGCCGTCCAGGGGCCTGGGTCCTCTGGAGCAGATGGCACCAGGAAGCCAGCCTCTGCTGTGGGTACTCAAGACCAGGCCCAGAAGGCCCCTGTCCCAAGCCCAGACCAGGGAGTGTATTTCTCCCTGAAGGACATGTATCCGGAGAGCACCCAGGCAGACAAGCttcagggggaggagggggcccagACCCCCAGTGGCAGGACACCTGGAGAGATGCCCTCAGGGAAGGTATCCAGCAAAGCCAGAGGTGAGAGGGAGCCTGCTGTCCCTGGCCAGCCCACGCCCTCAGCCCCCCAGCAGACTAGGCCCTTCAACAGGAAGAGATTTGCTCCTCCGAAGCCCAAAGGGGAGCCCACCGCCAGCTGCAAGCCTGATTCTTCCCCAAGTCGAGATCCAGAACCTGGGGCTCAGAGCTCAGGGAAGGCCCCGCCTCAGGCCTCTGCCCAAGTGCCCACACCCCCCGCCCGGCGGAGACACAGCCCCCAGGATAGCCCGCTGCAGGGGCAAGCAGGCCACAGGACTCCAGGAAAG GTCCAGGAGTCCCAGGCAACCATGGCTCCTACCACATTGGCCAGCAGCAGCTCTGATACAGTCTCTGCTGGTTGCAGCACCTCCAGAAGTCAGGACATCATTGAGCCCATGGACACAGAAACCCAGGAGGACAGGAGAGCATCTTCCGATCAGAACATTGGAGGCAAGAAGAATACAGAGGTGGATAGGAAGATGCAGGTGGATGGGAAGATGCAGGGAGACGGAACACAAACCACCCAGAGGACACAGGCAGATAGGAAGACACAGGTGGATGTTGTGACACAAGAAAGTGAGAGGTCAGAGTCAGGCAGGAATTCCCAGGAGGACGTGATGGCACGAGGAGAGGTGGGGACCCAGGCAGATGAGAGGACACAGGCAGACAGAAGGGTGCAGGAAGACAAGGGGGCATGGTCAGAGGGGAGCATTCCCACAGCCATGAAATGTTGGTCAGAGAAGGCGCCCATGACCGGTATCAGCCCACAGTCCAGGGCCCCCAAACGCCCACCTTCAGAGGATCCTAGGTCCCCTCAGATTATTGAATGCTTTGAACAGACCCCAGAAGAGTTCTCCGTCCCAGACAAACCTGATTTTATGCTCAGATCTGACGAGGCAGCAGGAACAGCCTCCGGGAACCGTGAGGAAACTGTGCCAGGTCCCCTGGTGGGGGGCCTCACGCGCAAGGCACAGCTGCCTCCTGAGGGCAGTTTGGagcaggtgggaggagagagatgtCGAGGGCCAGAGCAGTCGGGTCCAGTTAAGGACAAGCCCGAGGAGGGCCTGTCCCAGGGCCCCAAGCAGGAACAGCCAGGAGAAGTGCCGCCTGTGGATCTGGGTGGCTGTCCTCCAGCGGGCCTGAGCCCCCAGGTGcccactctgccctctcttccTGGGGCTGGCCTGACTGATAACTCACAGCAGCGGCTGCCCAGCACCCCGGCTTCTCAGCACATGAGCACAGCTGCCTTCCTACCCTCTGGGGACCAGGCCTCGCTGAGTTCTGCCCCCCCACTGCACCTGGGGCCGGGCACCCCCAGCCGGAGTCACCCGCCAGGAACCAGGGCAGCAGACGCTGAGGGGGCCTGCGCCAAGGTGCCCGGTGTGGAAGGGAGGACTTCAGGCTCCCGGACTTGTGACCCTGGCCTCATAGACTCCCTGAAGAGCTACTTGCTCCTGCTGCTGAAGCTGTCCAGCTCAGAGACGAGTGGCAGGGGCCCCGGGGCCCAGGGGGAAGCTGCCGCTGGGGATCAGGCACCCTCACCCTATCTGGCCCCCACCGTGGAAGTGGCCGGTCTGAGTCCCCGGACGTCACGGCGCATCCTGGAGCATGTGGAGAACAACCATTTGGTGCAGAGCGCGCAGACCCTGCTGCTGAGCCCCTGTACCTCCCGCCGCCTCACCGGCCTCCTGGACCGCGAGGTGCAGGTTGGCCGTCAGGCCCTGGCTGCTGCCCGgtgccctggccccagccccctcTCTATCCCTGCCATCGTGGTAGGTGAGGAGGAAGGCCCTGGGCTGACCTCAGGAGGATCCagtgagggtgagggagaggttTCCCTTGAGGGGCCTGGCCTCCTGCCGACCTCCCAGGAGAGCGGCATGGGTGGGGcgctggtgggggtgggtgggcaggcagCCCCTGGACAGGGACTGCTGTCAGCAGAGAGTGGAGCCCAGGAACCCTTCCGAGAGGAGGAGATCCCCGGGGAAGCTCTGACAGATCTCCCCGCAGCTACGCCCGAGGAACTGGCTCTGGGGGCCCGGAGGAAGAGGTTTCTCCCTAAGGTCAGAGCAGCAGGAGATGGGGAGCCAACCAAGCCCGAAGAAAGGGAGAGCCCCTCGGGTTCCCCCCGGGGGCCCCGGAAGGGTCTTGCACCTGGGCCCCCGGGGAGTCCAGGGCGGGAGAAACGCTCCCCTACTCAGGGCAGAAAGGCAGGCATGCTGGAGGTGCCGCGGGCAGAGGAGGGGCCGGCAGCAGGAACCCTGGGCTCCAGCCCGAGAGCCAGCGACCTGGAAGCAGAGCTGGCCCTGGAGGAAGGCAAGCAGGGCACTCCGGCCAAGCCAAGGAGAGCCAAAGACCTGCTAAAAG CCCCACAGGTGATCCGGAAGATTCGGGTGGAGCAGTTTCCTGATGCCTCGGGCAGCCTGAAGCTCTGGTGCCAGTTTTTCAACATTCTTGGTGACTCAGTCTTGACATGGGCCAAGGATCAGCGCCCAGTGGGCGAGGTGGGCAGGAG TGCAGGGGATGAAGGGCCAGCGGCCCTGGCCATCGTGCAGGCGTCCCCCGTAGACTGTGGTATGTATCGATGCACCATCCACAATGAGCACGGCTCGGCCTCCACTGACTTCTGCCTCAGCCCCGAGG TGCTGTCAGGATTCATCTCCAGAGAAGAAGGTCAAG TTGGAGAAGAGATTGAGATGACCCCCATGGTGTTTGCTAAGGGTCTGGCTGACTCTGGCTGCTGGGGGGACAAGCTCTTTGGGCGCCTGGTGAGCGAGGAGCTACGAGGGAGTGGACACGGGTGTGGCCTTCGGAAGGCCTCCCAGGCCAAGGTCATCTACGGGCTGGAACCCATCTTCGAGTCAGGCCTCACGTGCATCATCAAGGTGTCCAGCCTGCTTGTGTTTGGGCCCAGCAGTGAGACTTCTCTCCTGGGCAGAAACTATGACGTCACCATCCAG GGGTGCAAGATCCAGAACATGAGTCGAGAGTACTGCAAAATCTTTGCGGCTGAAGCCCGGGCTGCACCTGGCTTTGGGGACGTGCCTGA GATCATCCCACTGTATCTGATCTACCGGCCTGCAAACAATATCCCATATGCTACCCTGGAGGAGGACCTGGGCAAGCCCATGGAGTCTTACTGTTCCCGGGAATGGGGCTTTGCTGCGGCTCCAGCAGCATCTAGCAGCTCTGAGGCCGTGCAGAAATGCCAGACCTTCCAGCACTGGCTGTATCTGTGGACAAATGGCAGCTTCCTTGTCACCGATTTGGCAG gGGTTAACTGGAAAATGACTGATGTGCAGATTGCTACCAAACTGCGAGG ATACCAAGGCCTCAAGGAGAGCTGTTTCCCTGCCCTGCTGGACCAGTTTGCCTCTTCCCACCAGTGCAACACCTTCTGTGAGATGCTGGGGCTAAAACCTCTCAAGGGCCCTGAGGCTGCCCACCCCCAAGCCAAGGCCAAAGGCTCCAAGAGTCCATCTGCCGGCAGGAGGGGCCCCCAGCTGAGTCCTCAGCCCCAGAGGAAAGGCCCCCCCAGTCCCCAGGGCACCCGGAAGAGTGCCCCAAGCTCCAAGGCCACCCCTCAGGCCTCAGAGGCAGTCGCCACCCAGTTACTGGGACAGCATCCCATCCAAGATGGAGGCTCCAAGGCCCAGGGCATGCGGTAG